In Daphnia magna isolate NIES linkage group LG7, ASM2063170v1.1, whole genome shotgun sequence, a single genomic region encodes these proteins:
- the LOC116928147 gene encoding RING finger protein 11 isoform X2 — protein sequence MGNCLQGLTSSNDGVSLLRGSETPPPLLESQSSSDLQLHASSSSGITFGPPPPYEESMPMYHPTPNVSRPASQLTEEEQVKIAKRIGLIQHLPTGTYDGCKKNRECVICMVEFMVGDAVRYLPCMHTYHVECIDDWLMRSFTCPSCMEPVESALLSTYEAN from the exons ATGGGCAATTGCCTTCAAG GTCTGACCTCGTCCAACGATGGGGTCTCATTGCTTAGGGGAAGTGAGACACCACCACCATTGCTGGAATCCCAGTCGTCATCAGATTTGCAGCTTCATGCATCATCTTCGTCAGGAATAACTTTTGGGCCACCACCTCCATACGAG GAATCTATGCCCATGTATCACCCAACTCCCAATGTGTCGAGACCAGCTTCCCAGCTAACCGAAGAGGAGCAAGTGAAGATAGCTAAAAGGATTGGGTTAATCCAACACTTACCCACAGGAACCTATGACGGTTGCAAAAAGAACAGAGA GTGTGTGATATGCATGGTGGAGTTCATGGTAGGTGATGCCGTTCGATACCTTCCATGCATGCACACGTATCACGTCGAGTGTATCGATGATTGGCTAATGAGAAGTTTTACCTGCCCGTCATGCATGGAACCGGTTGAGTCGGCCCTACTCTCGACCTACGAAGCCAActaa
- the LOC116928147 gene encoding RING finger protein 11 isoform X1 yields MGNCLQGCGCCLFPSLTSSNDGVSLLRGSETPPPLLESQSSSDLQLHASSSSGITFGPPPPYEESMPMYHPTPNVSRPASQLTEEEQVKIAKRIGLIQHLPTGTYDGCKKNRECVICMVEFMVGDAVRYLPCMHTYHVECIDDWLMRSFTCPSCMEPVESALLSTYEAN; encoded by the exons ATGGGCAATTGCCTTCAAGGTTGCGGTTGTTGTCTTTTCCCTa GTCTGACCTCGTCCAACGATGGGGTCTCATTGCTTAGGGGAAGTGAGACACCACCACCATTGCTGGAATCCCAGTCGTCATCAGATTTGCAGCTTCATGCATCATCTTCGTCAGGAATAACTTTTGGGCCACCACCTCCATACGAG GAATCTATGCCCATGTATCACCCAACTCCCAATGTGTCGAGACCAGCTTCCCAGCTAACCGAAGAGGAGCAAGTGAAGATAGCTAAAAGGATTGGGTTAATCCAACACTTACCCACAGGAACCTATGACGGTTGCAAAAAGAACAGAGA GTGTGTGATATGCATGGTGGAGTTCATGGTAGGTGATGCCGTTCGATACCTTCCATGCATGCACACGTATCACGTCGAGTGTATCGATGATTGGCTAATGAGAAGTTTTACCTGCCCGTCATGCATGGAACCGGTTGAGTCGGCCCTACTCTCGACCTACGAAGCCAActaa
- the LOC116928148 gene encoding putative ammonium transporter 1: MSVSSQSDPVPSVHVLHEELENCKKNMDIFFLIVMGSIVFFLQTGFAFYESGSVRSKNVTNVLFLNYVDTSIGSLFYLLCGYALAFGEGNGFCGTRYFALMDFPNDKMAHCFFQYTFSATAVAVVKSALHERSSMTAHFTCIIMISGVTYPIVSHWAWSPFGWLCNMGYRDFAGSGVVHATGGSAALAAALMTGPRTGRFDTKGHSNHIQPHSIPQVALGAFIFLFGAIAFNTGSNLTVSNAKDGRVISLVCLNTLICVAAATSASLLYQRYCTASGRSLRNWNFINMLNGSFTGMVVICAGCDQYPPWAAFVVGCLGYFAFLLVLKAMHRFQIDDATNCVPVQLGGGYFGVIAASVFGQNGIILNPSKSSAYGLLVNTFGGAIIIIFSFSSILLLYAVLRYFNLHRVIGQEEKLGLDLAIHNQAAYHTDENEIKRIVSIEPKSRRSAAKVLPSEGACYRLRRMASEPQIQVW; encoded by the exons ATGAGCGTTTCCAGTCAAAGCGATCCTGTCCCTTCAGTTCATGTCCTCCACGAAGAATTGGAAAATtgcaagaaaaacatggaCATCTTTTTTCTAATTGTCATGGGTAGCATCGTCTTCT ttTTGCAGACGGGATTCGCGTTCTACGAGTCGGGATCGGTGAGGAGCAAGAACGTGACCAACGTTCTCTTTCTCAACTATGTGGACACGA GTATCGGATCTTTATTTTACCTGTTGTGCGGCTACGCGCTGGCGTTCGGTGAAGGAAACGGCTTTTGCGGGACTCGATACTTCGCTTTGATGGACTTCCCAAACGACAAAATGGCCCACTGTTTTTTCCAGTACACTTTCTCTGCCACGGCCGTCGCGGTTGTTAAAAGCGCCCTGCACGAACGCTCTTCCATGACGGCTCACTTCACCTGCATCATCATGATTTCAG GCGTGACCTATCCAATCGTGAGTCACTGGGCCTGGAGTCCGTTCGGCTGGCTGTGTAACATGGGTTATCGGGATTTTGCGGGCAGCGGAGTCGTCCACGCCACAGGAGGATCGGCCGCATTAGCCGCCGCTTTAATGACCGGACCGAGAACAGGCCGTTTCGATACGAAAGGCCATTCAAATCACATCCAGCCGCATTCCATACCT caAGTGGCACTGGGCGCTTTCATTTTCCTATTTGGCGCTATCGCGTTCAATACCGGATCCAATTTGACTGTATCGAACGCCAAGGATGGCCGAGTCATTTCATTGGTTTGCCTCAATACGTTGATCTGCGTTGCCGCAGCAACGAGCGCATCGCTTTTATACCAGCGCTACTGTACCGCATCGGGCCGATCTCTTCGAAACTGGAACTTCATCAATATGTTGAACGGAAGTTTCACTGGAATG GTTGTTATCTGCGCCGGATGCGATCAATATCCACCTTGGGCCGCATTCGTCGTCGGTTGTCTTGGCTACTTTGCGTTTCTCCTAGTTCTAAAAGCGATGCATCGATTTCAAA TCGATGACGCGACCAACTGCGTACCTGTTCAGCTGGGCGGAGGCTATTTCGGCGTGATTGCGGCCTCTGTTTTCGGTCAAAATGGAATCATCCTGAATCCGTCAAAGTCCAGCGCTTAC GGTTTATTGGTGAATACGTTTGGCGGGgcgatcatcatcatcttttcCTTCTCCTCCATCCTGCTGCTCTACGCCGTTCTGCGCTACTTTAATCTACACAGAGTGATAGGGCAAGAAGAGAAATTAG GTTTGGATTTGGCCATCCATAACCAGGCCGCCTACCACACGGATGAGAACGAAATCAAGCGGATCGTTTCCATCGAACCTAAAA GTCGCCGTAGTGCAGCCAAAGTTCTGCCGTCGGAAGGGGCCTGTTACAGACTCCGCAGGATGGCCTCCGAGCCTCAAATTCAGGTTTGGTAG
- the LOC116928142 gene encoding myb-like protein Q yields the protein MPSASPFEGGLICGINKSTESSSSVVIGGGAGAGWDCDEYFPMCDDLFTYTVSVVHNNNSSSNNSNNNNNSMAPHLGHQLANSASNHHEGQPQQQQQHHLAVDVSPDASVVGQQQHHHHLHTHHVQQQQQQQANDFMVHLLPLGGAGDQTNPTSNNNNNNNTNSMNNNSTTSHKTIPVFSSSFSNGAWEKKLPADWDESDTIDWLFTVANKLGIPCEYFASFGHLTGSNLLEMNKDDFQSKYPNHGHKFYEAFRQLVHQIQLQQHSPAIIDTSTDLLGLQNTPAVHHHHQVHQTNNVDCWSMLPPPPSMEQNNYTSAANGQPPENRMMVANGGYCGPAHERGQHQYSNNNSAMDSSSSYIYLNASANLHHHSHHQQQQQQHQHHSANSKSLGGYGSDPIQLTNFQQHHHHHHQQQHQQQHESYDSYSLDMMGPDHYSENYSNSTPSSDPEEMMAAGDGISPQMMANSSLNTTGLLKRVGRPSTSANKAGSGSSSSSSSSSSRRRKQDRGYGKLWEFIRDLLHDPKYCPSMVRWEDVNDGVFRIVQSEKLANLWGTIKNNPRMTYEKLSRAMRYYYKSKVFLPVLGRRLVYKFGPHAVLWKPDNPNFEHPTMEGDDVRHSVRT from the exons ATGCCTTCCGCCAGTCCATTTGAG gggGGACTGATTTGCGGCATTAACAAATCAACGGAATCTTCGTCTTCGGTCGTCATTGGCGGAGGCGCCGGAGCAGGTTGGGATTGCGACGAATATTTCCCCATGTGCGATGACCTGTTCACGTACACGGTGAGCGTCgtgcacaacaacaacagtagTAGCAACAacagtaacaacaacaacaattcgATGGCACCACATCTCGGCCATCAGCTCGCCAATAGCGCCAGCAATCATCACGAAGGTCAgccgcaacaacaacaacaacatcattTGGCGGTGGATGTCTCGCCGGATGCATCCGTCGTCGGTCAGCAGCAGCACCACCACCACCTGCACACCCACCACGtccaacagcagcagcagcagcaagcCAACGACTTTATGGTTCACTTGTTGCCGCTAGGTGGCGCTGGCGACCAGACTAACCCGACCagcaacaataacaacaacaacaataccAACAGCATGAATAATAATTCGACCACCTCCCACAAGACGATTCCAGTCt TTTCCAGTAGTTTTTCAAATGGAGCCTGGGAGAAGAAATTGCCAGCCGATTGGGACGAGAGCGACACGATCGATTGGCTCTTTACGGTCGCCAATAAGCTGGGCATCCCGTGCGAGTATTTCGCCAGTTTCGGTCACCTTACAG GGAGCAATCTACTGGAAATGAACAAAGACGATTTCCAATCGAAATATCCGAATCACGGGCATAAATTTTACGAGGCCTTTAGGCAGCTCGTCCATCAAATTCAACTGCAGCAGCACAGCCCGGCCATCATTGATACGAGTACTGATCTCTTGGGCCTACAGA ATACGCCGGCGGTGCATCACCACCATCAGGTGCATCAAACCAACAATGTCGATTGCTGGTCGATGTTGCCTCCTCCGCCGTCGATGGAGCAGAATAACTACACGTCTGCCGCCAACGGCCAGCCACCGGAAAATAGAATGATGGTGGCTAATGGCGGTTATTGCGGGCCGGCGCACGAGCGCGGCCAGCACCAgtacagcaacaacaacagcgcCATGGATTCATCGTCGTCTTATATTTACCTGAACGCTTCGGCCAATCTGCACCATCACAGCCAtcatcagcaacaacaacaacaacatcaacatcaTTCTGCCAACAGTAAAAGTCTTGGCGGTTACGGCAGCGATCCGATCCAGCTGACGAATTTCCAGCAacatcatcaccatcaccaccagcagcagcaccaGCAGCAGCACGAGAGTTACGATTCTTACTCGCTGGACATGATGGGGCCCGATCATTACTCGGAGAATTATTCAAACAGTACGCCGTCCTCGGATCCGGAGGAGATGATGGCCGCCGGCGACGGCATTTCACCTCAAATGATGGCCAACAGTTCGCTCAACACGACCGGCTTGTTGAAGCGAGTGGGCAGGCCGAGCACGTCGGCCAACAAGGCCGGCAGCGGCTCGAGTtcgagcagcagcagcagcagcagccggcGCAGGAAACAGGACAGGGGCTACGGCAAGTTGTGGGAATTCATCCGCGATTTGCTGCACGATCCGAAATACTGTCCCAGCATGGTCAGGTGGGAGGACGTCAACGACGGAGTCTTCCGCATCGTCCAGAGCGAGAAGCTGGCCAATTTGTGGGGCACCATCAAAAACAACCCGCGAATGACGTACGAAAAGCTCAGCAGGGCCATGAg GTACTATTACAAGAGTAAAGTGTTTCTGCCTGTGCTGGGCCGTCGCCTGGTGTACAAATTCGGGCCGCACGCTGTCCTATGGAAGCCGGACAATCCGAATTTCGAACATCCAACGATGGAGGGCGACGATGTGAGGCACAGCGTGAGGACGTGA